A portion of the Candidatus Pristimantibacillus lignocellulolyticus genome contains these proteins:
- a CDS encoding DUF6509 family protein, translating into MFKITEFTVETIADPFKILEGDRYEFIMDLEVEEDDELFHEEGVILRVIYVVDAGTEKIVKHEFQTGDVGKYIDFEMEDDELEMVTAFCKANFS; encoded by the coding sequence ATGTTTAAGATTACAGAATTTACTGTAGAAACGATTGCTGACCCGTTCAAAATATTAGAGGGAGATCGATACGAATTTATTATGGATCTCGAAGTAGAAGAAGATGATGAACTGTTTCATGAAGAAGGTGTTATCCTTCGTGTAATATATGTTGTAGACGCTGGTACTGAGAAAATCGTAAAACACGAGTTCCAGACAGGTGATGTTGGCAAATATATTGATTTTGAAATGGAAGACGATGAACTTGAGATGGTAACTGCTTTTTGCAAAGCGAACTTTTCTTAA
- a CDS encoding 5-methyltetrahydropteroyltriglutamate--homocysteine S-methyltransferase yields the protein MCTNHNSPFKNDVVGSFLRPEILKQARQQFLDGIITAEQLKVVEDQEIINLVAKQKEVGLKAVTDGEFRRSWWHLDFMWGLDGVEKAGVPQGYVFHGVESRPETARVTGKIGFSEHPFINDFKFLQEVAGENAIARQTIPAPAQLLLELQRFENQAALQQHYPNFDELLHDIANAYQGFIRAIYAAGCRSLQIDDCTWGMLCDESFINAREAEGIFVGDIGKVYAELNKHAVANLPEDLVITSHVCRGNYKSTWAGAGSYDPVAKTLFSITDYDAFYLEFDTDRSGSFEPLKHVQGQKIVLGLVSSKIGELEEKEAIIARIHEAAQYVPLDQLCLSPQCGFASTEEGNILTEEQQWNKLKFIKEISEEVWGK from the coding sequence ATGTGCACTAATCACAATTCACCATTTAAAAATGATGTCGTAGGTAGTTTCCTACGACCAGAAATATTAAAACAAGCACGTCAACAGTTTCTAGATGGAATAATTACAGCCGAGCAATTAAAAGTGGTAGAAGATCAAGAGATAATTAATCTAGTAGCGAAGCAAAAAGAAGTTGGCTTAAAAGCTGTAACGGATGGAGAATTTAGACGTTCTTGGTGGCATCTTGACTTTATGTGGGGACTTGATGGCGTTGAAAAAGCAGGAGTACCTCAAGGTTATGTATTCCACGGTGTAGAGTCACGTCCAGAAACTGCACGTGTAACTGGTAAAATCGGATTTAGTGAACATCCATTTATTAATGACTTTAAATTTTTGCAAGAAGTAGCGGGCGAAAATGCGATTGCTAGACAAACGATTCCTGCTCCTGCACAACTATTACTTGAGCTTCAACGATTTGAAAATCAAGCAGCATTACAACAACATTATCCTAATTTTGATGAGCTATTGCATGATATCGCTAATGCGTATCAAGGTTTTATTAGAGCAATCTATGCTGCGGGTTGTCGTAGCTTGCAAATTGATGATTGCACTTGGGGAATGCTTTGTGATGAATCATTCATTAATGCTAGAGAAGCAGAAGGTATATTTGTCGGAGATATCGGTAAAGTATATGCTGAGTTGAACAAGCATGCTGTAGCTAATTTGCCAGAAGATCTTGTCATCACATCTCATGTATGCCGTGGTAACTACAAATCGACATGGGCTGGCGCAGGTAGCTATGACCCAGTCGCGAAAACACTATTCAGCATTACAGATTATGATGCATTTTATTTGGAATTCGATACAGACAGATCAGGTTCATTTGAGCCATTGAAGCATGTACAAGGACAGAAAATTGTTCTTGGTCTAGTCTCTTCCAAAATCGGAGAGTTAGAAGAGAAAGAAGCTATTATCGCTCGTATTCATGAAGCGGCACAATATGTTCCTCTTGATCAACTTTGCCTTAGCCCACAATGTGGTTTTGCTTCTACAGAGGAAGGTAATATTCTGACAGAAGAGCAACAATGGAATAAATTAAAATTCATTAAAGAAATTTCTGAAGAAGTATGGGGTAAGTAA
- a CDS encoding ring-cleaving dioxygenase, producing MRGVEMVNELKGIHHVTAITSSAEKNYEFFTYTLGMRLVKKTVNQDDIQTYHLFFADDKGSAGTDMTFFDFPNIPKGVHGTNEISKTSFRVPTDAALQYWVKRFDRLKVEHNGIQEQFGKKTLSFVDFDDQQYQLISDENNSGVESGTPWQKGHIPLEYAITGLGPIFIRIANFKYFKEMLEKVMLFKEIAQEDSFYLFEGGLGGNGAQIIVEHNDSLPPARQGFGTVHHAAFRVEDRAVLDEWTERFESFGFNTSGYVNRHFFESLYTRVAPQILFELATDGPGFMGDEEYETVGEKLSLPPFLEPKRAQIESQVRPINTVRSTIEFTKE from the coding sequence ATGAGGGGTGTAGAAATGGTTAATGAATTAAAAGGTATTCATCATGTAACTGCGATAACGAGTAGTGCAGAGAAAAATTATGAGTTTTTTACGTATACATTGGGTATGAGATTAGTAAAGAAAACAGTTAACCAAGATGATATTCAAACGTATCACTTATTCTTTGCGGATGATAAAGGATCTGCTGGGACAGATATGACGTTCTTTGATTTTCCGAACATTCCAAAGGGAGTTCATGGAACGAATGAAATTTCAAAGACTTCATTCCGCGTTCCGACGGATGCCGCTCTACAATATTGGGTAAAACGTTTTGATCGACTAAAAGTAGAACATAATGGTATACAAGAACAGTTTGGTAAGAAGACATTATCATTCGTCGATTTTGATGATCAACAATATCAGCTAATTTCAGATGAGAACAACAGCGGTGTTGAATCAGGAACGCCGTGGCAAAAAGGTCATATTCCATTGGAATATGCGATAACTGGGCTAGGTCCAATCTTCATTCGTATTGCTAACTTTAAATACTTCAAGGAAATGCTTGAGAAAGTAATGCTTTTCAAAGAAATTGCACAAGAGGATAGCTTTTACTTGTTTGAAGGCGGTCTAGGTGGTAATGGGGCTCAAATTATAGTTGAGCATAATGACAGCTTACCTCCTGCCAGACAAGGTTTTGGAACAGTGCATCATGCTGCTTTCCGCGTTGAAGATCGAGCTGTCTTAGATGAGTGGACAGAGAGATTTGAAAGTTTTGGGTTTAACACATCGGGATATGTTAATCGACATTTCTTCGAGTCTTTATATACACGTGTTGCACCACAAATTTTATTTGAACTGGCAACAGATGGACCTGGTTTCATGGGAGACGAGGAATATGAGACAGTTGGTGAAAAATTATCACTGCCACCATTCCTTGAGCCGAAGCGTGCACAGATTGAAAGTCAAGTTAGACCTATTAATACAGTAAGAAGCACAATCGAATTTACAAAGGAGTAA
- a CDS encoding ABC transporter ATP-binding protein/permease, with product MKKLLKYIRPHWVAAILAPLFMILEVSMDLLQPLFMATIIDDGIMAGSQSHILQTGLYMIGAAIIGLIGGVGCTIFASYASMRFGQDLREDVFHHVQKFSFRNIDQLETGSLITRLTNDIVQLQNVVQMLLRVLVRSPLLMIGSIVMTIFISPKLAIIVAISVPILFIVMFFIIRGTLPLFTKVQSRLDRLNTVLQENLSGMRISKAFVRRQYEKDRFGQANDDLTTQSVKAQRLVSINGPILSMILNVSVIAVLLLGGKDVINDSFEVGSLVAFINYVTQVLFAVSSVAMHLVRVSSAKVSADRVLEVLNTESDLIEHTKLDRKIFGQVEYHNVSFRYRADQVSDTLRNINFKVEAGHKIAIIGATGSGKSTLLQLIPRLYDVSEGQILIDGIDLKQYSFAALRSQTAMVLQETILFSGSIRENICYGRPDASKQEIIAAAIAAQADEFIVAMKDGYDTVIGQRGINLSGGQKQRISIARALLMKPAILLLDDSTSAIDTRTEGYIQVALRKLMQGRTTFIVAQKISSVIDADQIFVMEHGEIIAQGNHEQLIVHSPQYREIYQSQLGQEEVSYE from the coding sequence ATGAAAAAGTTACTTAAATACATTCGTCCCCACTGGGTCGCAGCCATACTCGCTCCATTATTTATGATTTTAGAAGTTAGTATGGACTTGCTCCAGCCATTATTTATGGCGACGATTATTGATGATGGAATTATGGCAGGATCACAGTCACATATTTTACAAACTGGCCTTTATATGATTGGCGCAGCAATTATTGGACTTATAGGGGGTGTTGGCTGTACCATTTTTGCTTCTTATGCTTCGATGCGCTTTGGACAAGATTTGCGGGAAGATGTATTTCATCATGTTCAAAAATTTTCATTCCGAAATATTGATCAATTAGAAACTGGTTCTCTTATTACGAGATTAACGAATGATATTGTTCAATTACAAAATGTTGTGCAAATGCTATTACGAGTACTTGTTCGCTCTCCGTTATTGATGATTGGGAGTATTGTAATGACGATTTTTATTAGTCCTAAACTAGCAATCATTGTAGCTATTTCCGTCCCAATACTTTTCATCGTCATGTTTTTTATTATCCGCGGGACATTACCACTGTTCACAAAGGTACAATCAAGGCTCGATCGGTTGAATACGGTATTACAAGAGAATTTATCTGGAATGCGCATTTCTAAGGCATTCGTTAGACGCCAATATGAGAAAGATCGTTTCGGACAAGCAAATGATGATCTAACAACGCAATCCGTAAAAGCACAACGACTAGTATCTATTAATGGTCCGATACTATCGATGATCTTGAATGTCAGTGTTATCGCAGTATTATTGTTAGGCGGCAAAGATGTAATTAATGATTCATTCGAAGTAGGTAGTTTAGTAGCTTTCATTAACTACGTGACTCAAGTGTTATTTGCCGTATCTTCTGTAGCAATGCACCTTGTTCGTGTTAGTAGTGCAAAGGTTAGTGCTGATCGAGTATTAGAAGTGTTGAATACGGAATCAGATCTAATCGAACATACGAAACTAGATCGTAAAATTTTCGGACAAGTCGAGTATCATAACGTGTCTTTCCGGTACAGAGCAGATCAAGTCAGTGATACGTTGCGAAATATTAATTTTAAAGTAGAAGCCGGTCATAAGATTGCTATTATCGGTGCAACTGGGTCAGGTAAGTCCACCTTACTACAACTGATTCCAAGACTATACGACGTGTCCGAAGGTCAGATTCTTATTGATGGAATAGACTTGAAACAATATTCATTTGCTGCTTTACGCTCACAGACTGCGATGGTATTACAAGAGACAATTCTTTTCTCAGGTTCGATTCGAGAAAATATATGCTACGGCAGACCTGATGCTTCAAAACAAGAAATTATTGCTGCAGCTATCGCGGCTCAAGCTGATGAATTTATCGTTGCTATGAAAGATGGATACGATACCGTGATTGGACAACGTGGCATTAATTTATCAGGAGGACAGAAACAACGGATCTCGATCGCAAGAGCTTTACTTATGAAACCTGCTATTTTGCTACTAGATGACAGTACAAGTGCGATTGACACTCGTACAGAAGGATATATACAAGTTGCACTGCGTAAACTTATGCAAGGGCGAACAACATTTATCGTCGCTCAAAAAATTAGTTCTGTTATTGATGCAGACCAAATTTTTGTAATGGAACACGGAGAAATTATTGCTCAAGGTAATCATGAACAATTAATCGTTCACTCTCCTCAATATCGTGAAATCTATCAATCGCAACTAGGACAAGAGGAGGTCAGTTATGAGTAA
- a CDS encoding gamma-glutamyl-gamma-aminobutyrate hydrolase family protein, which produces MRKPLIGVLPLYDEQKDSYWMLPAYMKALEEAGAIPVMLPLTVDQSNLEQIATGMDGLLFTGGHDVDPKLYGQERLEQCGLSIHERDEMEQKLFQLALAVDLPLLGICRGIQIFNVLLGGTLYQDLPSQLDSKLKHVQQPPYATPSHEVEVKRKSSLYRMVGKKRLDVNSYHHQAIDILAPGCKVMAVAQDGIIEAIEHPAYRYLMAVQWHPEFSYVADNVSKEIFRSFVEAAS; this is translated from the coding sequence ATGAGAAAGCCATTGATCGGAGTACTTCCACTGTATGATGAACAGAAGGATAGTTATTGGATGTTGCCCGCTTATATGAAAGCACTTGAGGAAGCGGGCGCCATTCCAGTGATGCTTCCACTAACTGTGGATCAGTCGAATTTAGAACAAATTGCTACTGGAATGGATGGGTTATTGTTCACTGGTGGGCATGACGTTGATCCTAAGTTGTATGGGCAAGAGCGATTGGAACAATGTGGCTTAAGCATACATGAACGTGATGAGATGGAGCAGAAACTATTTCAATTAGCACTTGCTGTTGATTTGCCACTGTTAGGTATTTGTAGAGGGATTCAAATTTTCAATGTTTTACTAGGTGGAACTTTGTATCAAGATTTACCATCGCAATTGGACAGTAAACTTAAGCATGTTCAACAACCTCCGTATGCTACACCTTCCCATGAAGTTGAAGTAAAGCGAAAAAGTTCATTGTATCGGATGGTAGGGAAAAAGCGGTTAGATGTGAATAGTTATCATCATCAAGCGATTGATATACTTGCTCCTGGTTGTAAAGTGATGGCAGTTGCCCAAGATGGTATTATTGAAGCGATCGAACATCCTGCATACCGCTATCTTATGGCTGTACAATGGCATCCTGAATTTTCATATGTAGCAGATAACGTAAGTAAAGAGATATTTAGAAGTTTTGTTGAAGCAGCTTCATAG
- a CDS encoding NAD(P)H-dependent oxidoreductase, which yields MGILSKLFGTKKDENNGGIEMLKIGIVLGSTREGRVSPQVGEWVKSIADQRNDAQYEIIDIADFKLPLLGEPGGDASGVGAWSARIKDCDGFVFIVQEYNHSITGALKNALDYLREEWNNKAAGIVSYGSVGGARAAEHLRGILGELLVADVRVHPALSLFTDFENGTVFKPKEVQADSVNQMLDQVIPWSTALKTIR from the coding sequence ATGGGCATATTAAGTAAGTTATTTGGTACAAAAAAAGATGAAAATAATGGAGGAATTGAAATGTTGAAAATTGGTATCGTTCTAGGTAGTACTCGTGAAGGTCGTGTAAGTCCGCAAGTTGGTGAATGGGTGAAGAGCATAGCAGACCAACGTAATGATGCTCAATATGAAATTATTGATATCGCTGATTTCAAATTACCGCTTTTAGGTGAACCTGGTGGAGACGCATCTGGAGTAGGTGCATGGTCTGCTCGTATTAAAGATTGTGACGGTTTCGTATTTATCGTTCAAGAGTACAATCACTCTATTACTGGTGCATTGAAAAACGCGTTAGATTACCTTCGTGAAGAGTGGAACAACAAAGCTGCTGGTATCGTATCCTATGGTTCAGTAGGTGGAGCACGTGCAGCTGAGCATCTACGTGGAATTCTTGGAGAATTACTAGTCGCTGATGTTCGTGTGCATCCTGCACTTTCTCTATTCACTGATTTCGAAAATGGTACAGTATTCAAGCCAAAAGAAGTTCAAGCTGATTCTGTGAATCAAATGCTTGATCAAGTTATTCCTTGGTCTACTGCGCTAAAAACAATTCGTTAA
- a CDS encoding MerR family transcriptional regulator, whose protein sequence is MKIQEVCSRTSLTEQLILECVERKLISPNIETINGEKHYIYTEDNIEQLIVTAALTKWNFSMEHIIALQTQPEQINDILSQQLNVSPQKENQDLAVIKAIERIQQEVISDAKHLVERLSVEVSRTPLHKFAYQYKISQFETESAEEKELAYEKFIAAQKKRDVLHKIIKPIIIVIVSLICLAIVTRILYLISGIPHNIDKELSAVQFRMDDGTIVENTKITIKGKYYTQWFNYKRFEGTFSIHNNEFTKVENSSYISFLQEVDNHLFGFIDISSFLNGTVSSSFNGVIRMSDDFSKISINIFEPLDSDSNTAEETEMKKDLKTTKDLWIVAPANSRAEALSTWNELQNKLP, encoded by the coding sequence ATGAAAATACAGGAAGTCTGTTCTCGAACAAGTCTTACTGAACAATTGATTCTTGAATGTGTAGAAAGAAAGCTGATATCTCCTAATATTGAAACCATTAATGGTGAGAAGCATTATATATATACCGAAGACAACATAGAACAGTTAATAGTAACCGCAGCTCTTACAAAATGGAATTTTAGTATGGAGCATATAATTGCACTACAAACTCAACCTGAGCAGATAAATGACATATTGTCTCAACAACTTAATGTCTCACCTCAAAAAGAGAATCAAGATCTTGCTGTTATCAAAGCAATTGAACGTATTCAGCAGGAAGTGATCTCAGATGCCAAACATCTTGTTGAACGGTTGTCAGTTGAAGTAAGCCGTACTCCATTACATAAATTTGCATATCAGTATAAAATATCACAATTTGAAACTGAATCTGCGGAAGAGAAAGAACTTGCCTATGAGAAATTTATAGCTGCTCAGAAAAAACGTGATGTGCTACATAAAATTATTAAACCAATTATAATCGTTATAGTGTCTTTAATTTGTCTAGCTATTGTTACGAGGATATTATATTTAATATCAGGTATTCCACATAACATTGATAAAGAACTCTCTGCAGTTCAATTTCGTATGGACGATGGAACAATTGTAGAAAATACGAAAATTACGATTAAAGGCAAGTACTATACACAGTGGTTTAACTACAAGAGATTTGAAGGGACATTTAGTATTCATAATAATGAGTTTACAAAAGTTGAGAATTCAAGCTATATTTCGTTTCTCCAAGAAGTAGACAATCACTTATTTGGTTTTATAGATATCTCATCCTTTCTAAATGGAACTGTGAGTTCAAGCTTTAATGGAGTTATCCGAATGTCAGATGATTTTTCCAAAATAAGCATCAATATATTTGAACCGTTAGATAGTGATTCGAATACGGCGGAAGAAACGGAAATGAAAAAAGATTTAAAAACGACGAAAGATTTATGGATCGTTGCACCAGCAAACTCAAGAGCAGAAGCACTTAGTACATGGAACGAATTGCAAAATAAGTTACCTTGA
- a CDS encoding methyl-accepting chemotaxis protein codes for MNQLEALLKVAPLLQKLYKNEETMVAITDREKFIYLEADPSMIVTAVGEPTIEGDGLYESMRDNETYYVEIPKEVRGMAFKAVTMPVTDDDGEIIGSFGVGWSLAQKDALIAAATNLAASLEQISVSVTDIADKAQTLTTAQEHTSELMKQISQQAKQTAEISKLIEEVADQSHLLGLNAAIEAARAGEHGLGFGVVANEIRKLAQHSRDAVKNIEGSLKDINQSIQNVADKVAKSTLMIQSQAAATQEVTASVEELNSLSEVLIDMAK; via the coding sequence ATGAATCAACTAGAAGCATTGCTCAAAGTAGCTCCATTATTACAAAAGCTTTATAAGAACGAAGAAACTATGGTTGCCATTACAGATCGTGAAAAATTTATTTATTTAGAAGCAGATCCATCTATGATTGTTACTGCAGTTGGAGAACCAACTATAGAGGGTGATGGTCTATATGAATCGATGCGTGATAATGAAACCTACTATGTTGAAATTCCTAAAGAGGTTAGAGGCATGGCATTCAAGGCAGTAACGATGCCTGTTACCGATGATGACGGTGAGATCATCGGATCATTCGGCGTAGGATGGTCTCTAGCTCAGAAAGATGCTCTTATTGCTGCAGCTACTAATCTAGCAGCTTCTTTGGAACAAATCTCTGTCTCTGTTACCGATATTGCGGATAAGGCCCAAACTTTGACCACTGCGCAAGAACATACTTCAGAGCTTATGAAACAAATAAGTCAACAAGCGAAACAAACCGCAGAAATCTCTAAATTAATTGAAGAGGTCGCTGATCAAAGTCATTTACTTGGTCTAAATGCTGCAATTGAAGCTGCTCGTGCCGGGGAACATGGACTTGGTTTCGGGGTAGTGGCTAATGAAATTCGTAAGTTAGCACAACATAGTCGAGATGCGGTAAAAAATATTGAGGGTAGTTTGAAAGATATTAATCAATCCATTCAGAACGTAGCGGATAAAGTTGCTAAAAGTACATTGATGATTCAGTCACAAGCAGCCGCTACACAAGAAGTTACAGCGAGTGTTGAAGAACTAAATTCACTTTCCGAAGTATTAATTGATATGGCCAAATAG
- a CDS encoding ABC transporter ATP-binding protein/permease: MSKSTNTPPPATPDFSMRGGSQGNIGMKKVKPKNTWSTLKRIWNYLSMNRSGLIIVIIATMITTLLSLAAPYLLGVAVDNYIIPRNWNGLVQIAILLLIVYISVSLTAWIQQHMMVKVSLLTVRDMRQTIFNAMQKLPISFFDTRTHGELMSRTTNDVENVSVTLNSTTTQLLSSIISLIGSLVIMLYLNVWLTLLSMVTIPVVMLFTKYVASYTRKQFSAQQKKLGELNSYIEETISGQKVVQVYAREHVVEEHFNKLNRSLTKSSISAQIYSGLIGPTMNVLNHSSFTLIAAVGGWMAFHNYTSVGIIVAFVNYSKQFQRPINDLANQFNMVQSAVAGAERVFEVIDTEDEYHDVQIKQDRKTIVGEVIFDNVQFGYKADTPILKNISLHAKPGQTIALVGPTGAGKTTIINVLTRFYDIQQGHIWIDGQELHQYEKDDLRRQLGIVLQDAYVYSETIRENIRYGRLDATDEDVEHAAKIANVHRYIKELPAGYDTMLTSGGSNISQGQRQLLTIARAVLANPAILILDEATSSIDTRTEMHIQAAMKKLMAGRTSFVIAHRLSTIRDADQILVIKDGSIIERGSHDELLNKHGFYHDLYNSQFKRNR, translated from the coding sequence ATGAGTAAGTCAACAAATACACCACCCCCTGCTACTCCAGACTTTAGTATGCGAGGCGGATCTCAAGGGAATATCGGTATGAAGAAAGTAAAACCGAAAAACACATGGTCTACGTTGAAGCGAATATGGAACTATTTATCTATGAATCGCAGCGGTCTAATCATTGTTATTATCGCAACAATGATTACAACGTTACTCTCACTTGCAGCTCCTTATTTACTAGGTGTCGCCGTTGACAACTATATTATCCCGCGTAATTGGAATGGGCTTGTTCAAATTGCGATACTGTTACTCATTGTCTATATTAGTGTCTCTCTAACCGCTTGGATTCAACAGCATATGATGGTTAAAGTTTCACTACTCACTGTACGAGATATGCGACAAACGATATTCAATGCGATGCAGAAATTGCCTATCTCTTTTTTCGATACTCGTACGCATGGTGAACTTATGAGCCGTACGACGAATGATGTTGAGAATGTTTCTGTAACATTGAATTCTACAACTACTCAATTACTGTCTAGTATAATTTCTTTAATTGGGTCGTTAGTGATTATGTTGTACCTCAATGTATGGTTAACATTGCTCAGTATGGTCACGATCCCAGTCGTTATGTTGTTCACCAAATACGTAGCGAGCTACACTCGCAAACAGTTCTCGGCACAGCAGAAAAAACTGGGCGAATTGAACAGTTATATTGAAGAAACGATTTCTGGTCAAAAGGTTGTACAAGTGTATGCTAGAGAACATGTTGTGGAAGAGCATTTCAACAAACTGAACCGTTCGTTAACGAAAAGTAGTATATCAGCTCAAATATACTCTGGCTTAATTGGACCGACGATGAATGTATTGAATCATAGTAGCTTTACACTCATCGCTGCTGTTGGTGGTTGGATGGCCTTTCATAATTACACATCAGTAGGTATAATCGTTGCTTTCGTTAATTATTCTAAGCAATTCCAACGCCCAATTAATGATCTTGCCAATCAATTCAATATGGTACAATCTGCAGTTGCAGGCGCAGAACGAGTCTTCGAGGTGATAGACACGGAAGATGAATATCATGATGTTCAGATTAAACAAGATAGAAAAACAATTGTTGGTGAAGTCATATTTGACAATGTTCAATTTGGATATAAAGCAGATACTCCGATACTGAAAAATATATCGCTCCATGCAAAGCCTGGACAGACGATCGCGCTCGTTGGACCGACAGGAGCAGGAAAAACTACGATTATTAACGTACTAACTAGATTTTACGATATTCAGCAAGGGCATATATGGATTGACGGACAAGAGTTACATCAATATGAGAAAGATGATTTACGTCGTCAGCTCGGCATCGTACTTCAAGACGCATATGTATACTCGGAAACTATTCGAGAAAATATTCGCTATGGTCGCTTAGATGCGACCGATGAGGATGTAGAACATGCAGCGAAGATTGCCAACGTGCACCGATACATCAAAGAATTACCTGCTGGATATGATACGATGCTAACAAGTGGAGGCAGTAATATTAGTCAAGGACAACGTCAGCTATTAACTATTGCTAGAGCCGTTCTCGCTAATCCCGCCATCCTCATACTCGATGAGGCTACGAGTAGTATCGATACAAGAACTGAAATGCATATCCAAGCTGCGATGAAGAAATTAATGGCTGGTCGGACAAGCTTTGTCATTGCCCATCGTCTTAGTACTATTCGTGATGCTGATCAAATACTAGTAATTAAAGATGGTTCGATCATTGAACGTGGTAGTCATGATGAATTGTTGAATAAGCATGGTTTCTATCATGATCTATATAATAGTCAATTCAAGCGAAATCGTTAA
- a CDS encoding LysR family transcriptional regulator encodes MTLQQLKYVLEINKRGSMNEAARFLFISQPSLSNAIKELENELSITIFERTNKGITLTQEGIEFLSYARQVVEQAELLENRYLDAAPSPQHFSVSTQHYAFAVNAFVQLVKQHGQLEYELALRETKTHEIIDDVKSMRSEIGILFLNDFNRKVISKLLREGNLVFHRLFIAKPHVFISVNNPLAKQTSVTMEDLEEYPYLSFEQGEYNSFYFSEEILSTVSRPKSIKVTDRATLFNLLIGLNGYTISSGVLSKDLNGNDIIPVPLEIVDDIEIGWIAHKNVSLSHLAESYIEALHHHIE; translated from the coding sequence ATGACATTACAACAATTGAAGTATGTACTTGAAATTAATAAGCGTGGCTCAATGAATGAAGCAGCAAGATTTCTATTTATTTCGCAACCGAGCCTTTCTAATGCAATTAAAGAGCTTGAAAATGAACTAAGCATTACAATTTTCGAGCGTACCAATAAAGGAATAACGTTAACTCAGGAAGGTATTGAATTTCTTAGCTATGCACGCCAAGTTGTAGAGCAAGCTGAACTATTAGAAAATCGTTACTTGGATGCTGCTCCATCTCCGCAACATTTCTCGGTATCTACTCAGCATTATGCGTTCGCGGTGAACGCATTTGTTCAACTTGTGAAACAGCATGGTCAACTTGAATATGAATTAGCGCTTCGTGAAACGAAAACTCATGAAATTATCGATGATGTAAAGTCTATGCGTAGTGAAATTGGTATTCTATTTCTTAATGATTTCAACCGGAAAGTTATTTCGAAATTACTTAGAGAAGGTAATCTAGTGTTTCATCGTTTATTTATTGCTAAACCACATGTATTTATAAGTGTCAATAATCCTTTAGCGAAGCAAACATCTGTGACGATGGAAGATCTAGAGGAATATCCTTACCTCAGCTTTGAGCAGGGAGAATATAATTCTTTCTATTTCTCTGAAGAAATTTTAAGTACGGTTTCTCGTCCGAAAAGTATTAAAGTAACTGATCGCGCTACATTATTCAATCTATTAATTGGTTTGAATGGTTATACCATTTCATCAGGTGTACTGAGTAAAGATCTTAATGGTAATGACATAATACCGGTACCGCTTGAGATCGTTGATGATATTGAAATCGGATGGATTGCACATAAAAATGTAAGTTTGTCACATCTTGCAGAATCGTATATTGAAGCTTTACACCATCATATTGAATAG
- a CDS encoding YjzC family protein gives MGEKTVFSAGEKAPNTAHYIEIGEKNHVMGVKNPLKISLSAGDTFPNTSNHNRKWSKVEKD, from the coding sequence ATGGGAGAAAAAACAGTATTCAGTGCAGGTGAGAAAGCGCCCAATACCGCTCATTATATCGAAATTGGTGAAAAAAACCACGTTATGGGAGTTAAAAATCCACTGAAAATATCATTATCTGCTGGGGATACATTCCCAAACACTTCAAACCACAATCGGAAGTGGTCTAAGGTGGAGAAAGATTAA